GACCTTTCCGCCCATCCCCGACCGAGCGGCAGGTCGTTCTGGGCCAGGGCGAAGTCTCCCGCCTGTCTTCCATTGATTCGCACCGTCACAGCACAGGTACGGCCCCACGGCCGGGACCGTACCTGAATCTTCAATCAGCAGATGCAAAGGTTCCGCGGGTTGCAGAAGGCGAGCTCAGACCCGCAGTACTCGAAACAATCATCGTCGATCTGGCACGACTTCGCGGGCGCCGGCTGCGAGCCCACCTGCGCCTCGCTCGACTTCGCCGCGGCCTGCTGCGCACCAAAGCCAAAAGCCACGCCCATACCAAGAGCGAACACCTGCAATGCAATACGCATCTGGCGGCTCATGAACGACTCCTCGTGCAATGAGCGCCCTCATGGCGCTCATGGATTCATATTCACGCCAACGAATGAACGAAACGTGTCGACCGACCCGAGCGTGCCCCTCGCGCGGCTCGTTCCGCCCCTCCCGTCCGTCCTGGCGCGTATAGTCCACGCCCATGCAACAGGGTCCGAGCCTCGATGCCTTCGTCCTCCTCAAGCGCCTGGCCATGGGCGCCATGTCCGAGGTGTTCCTCGCGGAGGTGAAGGGCGTGGTGGGACCCGACCGGCTGGTGGCGCTCAAGCGGATGCGCCCGGAGGTCGCGGGTGACGAGGCCTGGGTGCGGCAGTTCCTGGATGAGGCCCACCTCTCCACCCTGCTCAATCATCCGTTCCTGGCGCGTCTGCGCACCTATGGCCAGCAGGACGGCCTGCTGTTCCTCGTGTTCGAGTACGTGCACGGCCTCACCCTGGCGCAGCTCCTGGAGGCGCGCCGCGCCGCGGGGCTGGGGCCGCTGCCCTGGGCGCACGCGGTGCGCATCGCCACGTACGTGTCCGAATGTCTTGGCTACCTGCACGCCCTGCGGGGCCGGGAGGGTCAGCCGCTGGGACTCGTCCACCGCGACATCCATCCCGGCAACATCATGATCGCCGACACCGGAGCGGTGAAGCTGCTCGACTTCGGCATCGCGCGCAGGACCGGACGGCTGACGGAGACGCAGCCCGGCCGGGTCAAGGCCCGCCTGGAGTACGCCGCGCCGGAGCAGCTTCGCGAGGCGCCACTGGATGAGCGGACGGATGTCCATGGACTGGCGCTGACGCTCCATGAGCTGCTCTCGGGAGTGCAGCCCCTGCGGCGGGACAACCCGGTGCGAACGATGGAGGCGGTGATGAAGGAGGTGCCCCGCGGACTCGGCGCGGTGCGTCCCGCCGTGCCCGAGGCGGTTCAGCGGAGCGTGACGGCGG
This is a stretch of genomic DNA from Archangium violaceum. It encodes these proteins:
- a CDS encoding serine/threonine-protein kinase, whose protein sequence is MQQGPSLDAFVLLKRLAMGAMSEVFLAEVKGVVGPDRLVALKRMRPEVAGDEAWVRQFLDEAHLSTLLNHPFLARLRTYGQQDGLLFLVFEYVHGLTLAQLLEARRAAGLGPLPWAHAVRIATYVSECLGYLHALRGREGQPLGLVHRDIHPGNIMIADTGAVKLLDFGIARRTGRLTETQPGRVKARLEYAAPEQLREAPLDERTDVHGLALTLHELLSGVQPLRRDNPVRTMEAVMKEVPRGLGAVRPAVPEAVQRSVTAALAKQPAQRPSLMELRTSLDQALRAGAPLVGLPELAELVAPWLPGSGRLPWSQDRAREIPTVTHTADLSHPPRNTKG